From Ruminococcus sp. HUN007, a single genomic window includes:
- a CDS encoding extracellular solute-binding protein, translated as MKIRRILSGIAAAVLMAGVVTGCGPAAGGGSSTASNDGNSNAGSNDAAQETTLTLWSIATESDSFHSAYANAIKDFETSHPGVKVVHETFENESYKTKIKSAVAANELPDVFYTWAGGFSQSFVDSGKVLDLSSYYENYKADLSEAAVANITYGGKVYGSTIVTPVSAMWYNQKIFKENNLEAPATWDDFVKVCQTLKDAGVTPIATSAKDKWVLAMLHDGLTLKSVGPDKLQKTLLKQGGSYSDPDFLLSAQKIKELSDMGAFIDGAAALSNDEASAEFYAGKAAMYFTGSWMGGSIMTDAANPDDFSVAPIPVVNDKNAKITDFMGGGADSLMVAASTKNADLSAEFAFELTKGISKYAYLTGAGIPAWKVNYDDSEVPALTKKVADYANGATSFTLWFDTLLTSEDANEYLALLQKLYLGSITPEDFQKEMAAQLEK; from the coding sequence ATGAAAATCAGAAGAATTCTTAGCGGAATCGCAGCAGCCGTTCTTATGGCTGGAGTAGTAACAGGATGCGGCCCGGCAGCCGGCGGCGGCAGCAGTACAGCATCAAATGACGGAAACAGCAATGCAGGCTCAAATGACGCTGCTCAGGAAACAACACTCACACTATGGAGCATTGCTACAGAGTCTGACTCATTCCATTCAGCTTACGCTAATGCGATCAAGGACTTTGAAACTTCACATCCTGGTGTAAAAGTAGTTCACGAAACATTCGAAAACGAATCTTACAAGACGAAGATAAAATCAGCAGTTGCTGCTAATGAGCTCCCTGATGTATTCTATACATGGGCAGGCGGATTCTCACAGTCATTCGTTGACTCAGGCAAGGTTCTTGACCTTTCAAGCTACTATGAAAACTACAAGGCAGACCTTTCAGAAGCAGCTGTTGCAAACATTACATACGGCGGCAAGGTTTACGGTTCAACTATCGTAACTCCTGTTTCAGCAATGTGGTACAACCAGAAGATCTTTAAGGAAAACAACCTCGAAGCTCCTGCTACATGGGATGATTTCGTAAAGGTTTGCCAGACACTTAAGGATGCAGGCGTAACACCTATCGCTACAAGTGCAAAGGATAAGTGGGTTCTTGCAATGCTTCACGACGGTCTTACACTTAAGTCTGTAGGTCCTGACAAGCTCCAGAAGACACTTCTGAAGCAGGGTGGTTCATACAGCGATCCTGACTTCCTGCTTTCAGCACAGAAGATCAAGGAACTCTCTGATATGGGCGCATTCATTGATGGTGCTGCAGCACTTTCAAACGATGAAGCAAGTGCTGAGTTCTATGCAGGCAAGGCTGCAATGTACTTTACAGGAAGCTGGATGGGCGGCTCTATTATGACAGATGCTGCAAATCCTGATGATTTCTCAGTTGCTCCTATCCCGGTTGTTAATGATAAGAATGCAAAGATCACTGACTTCATGGGCGGCGGTGCTGACTCACTCATGGTTGCTGCTTCAACAAAGAATGCTGATCTTTCAGCTGAATTTGCTTTCGAATTAACAAAGGGCATCTCTAAGTACGCTTATCTCACAGGTGCTGGTATCCCGGCATGGAAGGTAAACTATGATGATTCAGAGGTTCCTGCACTTACAAAGAAAGTTGCTGACTATGCTAACGGCGCAACATCATTCACACTCTGGTTTGATACTCTTCTTACATCAGAGGATGCAAACGAATATCTTGCACTTCTCCAGAAGCTCTATTTAGGTTCAATTACCCCTGAAGACTTCCAGAAGGAAATGGCTGCTCAGCTTGAAAAATAA
- a CDS encoding DUF4317 family protein, whose product MNKKELNEIKKNFNDDSGLFVINTFFSAYIDPEKNVKYKMSKPYSIIADDEREVITDSLKKVLTGTIGKHLVEYEFPLESFEDGKAQKILYDLVESKMKDESLIDTFLEKITSNIDYAASFTLLAAHCTYSIMRKNRNDDDDPDNVTDEYNFIVTAVCPANTNDVGLFYDEESCTISKKTNNEMIISKIPTDGFMYPVFSDRSPDVNHIMYFSKKADKPNISIIENVLDCVFVMSAENEKARFQQVLNAVCSDELNYNVITQVNDKIREVVELSRNETEAAKINDKQLKHILSDAGVSEEKLQALEPAYQQIVGETDLTASNLAENRTVVSTPDVTINIKKDAACRLRTSSIEGRNCLIIDLDDPNIVVNGLPAVLK is encoded by the coding sequence ATGAACAAGAAAGAACTTAATGAGATCAAAAAGAATTTTAATGATGACAGCGGACTGTTTGTCATCAATACTTTTTTTTCAGCATATATTGATCCCGAAAAAAATGTTAAATACAAAATGAGCAAACCATACAGCATAATAGCTGATGATGAACGTGAGGTAATTACTGATTCACTCAAAAAGGTACTTACAGGTACTATAGGAAAACATCTCGTTGAGTATGAGTTTCCTCTTGAATCATTTGAAGACGGTAAAGCACAGAAGATACTCTATGATCTTGTGGAATCAAAAATGAAAGACGAGTCTCTCATTGATACGTTCCTTGAAAAAATCACTTCAAATATTGACTACGCGGCGTCATTTACTCTGCTTGCAGCACACTGCACATACAGTATTATGAGAAAGAACCGTAATGACGACGATGATCCTGATAACGTTACAGATGAATATAATTTTATTGTTACAGCGGTATGCCCGGCAAATACAAATGACGTCGGTCTTTTCTACGATGAAGAGTCCTGTACTATTTCAAAGAAAACAAATAATGAAATGATAATAAGCAAGATCCCTACAGACGGATTTATGTATCCTGTTTTCAGCGACAGAAGTCCGGATGTTAATCACATAATGTATTTTTCAAAGAAAGCTGACAAGCCGAATATTTCAATTATTGAAAATGTTCTTGACTGTGTTTTCGTTATGTCAGCTGAAAATGAAAAAGCACGTTTTCAGCAGGTGCTTAATGCAGTCTGCTCTGACGAACTCAATTATAATGTCATTACACAGGTAAATGACAAGATCAGGGAAGTAGTTGAACTGAGCCGCAACGAAACTGAAGCAGCGAAGATCAATGACAAACAGCTTAAGCATATTCTTTCAGATGCCGGCGTAAGTGAGGAAAAACTTCAGGCGCTTGAACCTGCTTATCAGCAGATCGTAGGCGAGACTGATCTTACTGCTTCAAATCTTGCCGAAAACAGGACGGTTGTGTCTACACCGGATGTTACTATCAACATCAAAAAAGATGCTGCGTGCAGACTCAGGACAAGCAGTATAGAAGGCAGAAACTGTCTGATAATTGATCTTGACGATCCTAATATTGTTGTAAACGGCCTTCCTGCTGTTCTTAAATAA
- a CDS encoding sugar ABC transporter permease codes for MESIRKNKLALTVFLLPAVILFAGIIIVPIIMSFIYSLQDWNGITEPKFIGFQNYIELFTSKSAGFPKTTMNALLLAVLSVFIQLPLSLALALLISKGIKGERFFMTVFFIPVLMSTVVIGQLWLKIYNPNYGVLNVLLDKIGLDSLSKTAWLAEPKTVLLAAFLPNLWQYVGYHMLLMYAGIKSVSPDVIEAARIDGANDWQINTKIIIPLLKPVIKICVIFAVTGSLKTFDLIYVLTRGGPDHASEVPSTLMVNMTFDESRYGYGSAIAVMIIFLCFFFAILIKKGIKTEDYDEK; via the coding sequence ATGGAAAGCATACGAAAAAACAAACTGGCGCTGACAGTATTTCTGCTGCCGGCAGTGATCCTGTTTGCCGGGATAATAATTGTCCCGATTATAATGTCATTTATCTACAGTCTGCAGGACTGGAACGGAATCACAGAACCTAAGTTCATTGGTTTCCAGAACTATATTGAACTTTTTACCAGTAAATCAGCAGGATTTCCGAAAACTACAATGAATGCACTTCTTCTTGCTGTACTTTCTGTTTTCATCCAGCTTCCTCTGTCGCTTGCACTTGCTCTTCTTATCTCAAAGGGGATAAAAGGTGAGCGTTTCTTCATGACAGTCTTTTTTATACCTGTACTTATGTCAACAGTTGTAATCGGACAGCTCTGGTTAAAGATCTATAATCCGAATTACGGTGTTCTTAATGTACTTCTTGATAAAATCGGACTTGACAGCCTTTCAAAAACAGCATGGCTGGCTGAACCGAAGACAGTACTGCTTGCGGCGTTTCTTCCTAACCTCTGGCAGTATGTAGGCTATCACATGCTTCTCATGTATGCCGGTATCAAGAGCGTATCACCTGATGTCATAGAAGCAGCCCGTATTGACGGTGCTAATGACTGGCAGATCAACACAAAGATCATTATTCCGCTTTTAAAGCCAGTAATCAAGATCTGCGTAATATTTGCGGTAACCGGTTCACTTAAAACATTCGACCTTATCTACGTACTCACAAGAGGCGGCCCGGACCATGCAAGTGAAGTGCCGAGTACTCTTATGGTAAACATGACATTTGACGAAAGCAGATATGGCTACGGTAGTGCTATAGCAGTAATGATCATATTCCTTTGCTTCTTCTTTGCAATACTGATCAAGAAAGGAATCAAGACGGAGGATTACGATGAAAAGTAA
- a CDS encoding HD domain-containing protein yields MEESLKYKIFSDIIKTEYKREIRTFSKYACRSSECIRLYEEPIPDRKNVRPAFFHDADRIIHSKAYTRYIDKTQVFSFFDNDHITHRVLHVQLVSKIARMIGRCLRLNEDLIEAIALAHDLGHVPYGHDGERYLDAICAEKNMGCFCHNAQSVKFLMELEKNGEGLNLSLQVLDGVLAHNGEILQSRYEPDRNKTFDRFLKEYESCFTEKNFSAKIIPMTLEGCVVRISDIIAYIGRDIEDAVTLRIIERNEIPAEVSEVLGDTNSSIINALISDIIVSSYDKPYLTISPDIYSAMKKLLKFNYERIYKNPSIKDEDSKLQNMFTVVYDRFYDQLVSGNRESEIYSDYLSSYNPDYFRKYSENNMQGRIVVDYISGMTDRYFNDCFTKFIMPKKFGKNIYS; encoded by the coding sequence ATGGAAGAAAGTCTGAAATATAAAATATTCAGTGATATAATAAAAACTGAATACAAGCGTGAGATCAGAACCTTCAGCAAGTATGCCTGCAGGAGTTCTGAGTGTATTCGTCTGTATGAGGAACCTATACCTGACAGGAAGAATGTACGTCCTGCTTTTTTTCATGATGCAGACCGGATAATCCATTCCAAAGCCTATACGAGATATATAGACAAAACACAGGTTTTTTCATTCTTTGATAATGACCATATAACACACCGCGTTCTTCATGTTCAGCTCGTTTCAAAAATCGCGCGTATGATCGGACGCTGTCTCAGACTTAATGAAGATCTTATCGAGGCGATAGCTCTTGCACATGACCTGGGACATGTTCCGTACGGTCATGACGGCGAAAGATATCTTGATGCAATATGTGCGGAAAAGAACATGGGATGTTTCTGCCATAATGCTCAGAGCGTGAAGTTCCTTATGGAACTTGAAAAAAACGGTGAAGGCCTTAACCTTAGCCTTCAGGTGCTTGACGGAGTTCTTGCACATAACGGTGAAATTCTTCAGTCCAGATATGAGCCTGACAGAAACAAGACTTTTGATCGTTTTCTGAAGGAATATGAAAGCTGCTTTACCGAGAAGAATTTCAGCGCAAAAATCATTCCTATGACTCTTGAGGGATGTGTTGTAAGAATAAGCGATATTATTGCCTATATCGGGCGTGATATTGAAGATGCTGTTACGCTCAGGATAATTGAACGTAATGAGATCCCGGCTGAGGTATCAGAAGTTCTCGGCGATACGAACAGCAGTATAATCAATGCCCTTATTTCAGATATTATAGTAAGCAGCTATGACAAGCCGTATCTTACGATCTCTCCTGATATATACTCAGCAATGAAAAAACTTCTTAAATTCAATTATGAAAGAATATATAAAAACCCTTCAATAAAGGATGAGGATTCAAAGCTTCAGAATATGTTTACCGTTGTATATGACAGGTTTTATGACCAGCTCGTATCAGGAAACAGGGAATCTGAAATATACAGCGACTATCTTAGTTCGTACAATCCGGATTATTTCAGAAAATACAGTGAAAACAACATGCAGGGGAGAATAGTGGTTGACTATATTTCCGGAATGACTGACCGCTACTTCAATGACTGCTTTACAAAATTTATTATGCCGAAGAAATTCGGGAAAAATATTTATTCATGA
- a CDS encoding glycoside hydrolase family 9 protein, whose protein sequence is MSGLKRILSGITAFSLLFSVTGNGLFAYDTACAAEAKYNYAEALQKSLYFYEAQQAGPLPEWNRVSWRGDSTMSDDVTGGWYDAGDHVKFNLPMAYSASMLAWGLYQYGDGIKSAGQYDIYRNNLEFVLDYLVDCDRGSEVVYQIGDGEQDHKWWGPVELVELEMGKRPSYTCNASCVTGEMAAALAAGAAALKDSDKCGEYKKYAEHYFDIAWKTKSDDSYTKAKGFYDSWSGFWDELFWASNWLYIATGKKEYLKKAKECIPNLGREDQGDELKYTWGMCWDDVMQGAMLLYAVNTGDKEYKEHVAKHLDYWSNPEGVNGKSVQRAPGGLAWLDSWGSLRYATTAGFLAAVASDTIFSGDKAKVKQYKEFYETQINYCLGDNPDKRSYVVGFGDDSPEHPHHRTSHGAWDDMKNDGVKDHRHVLYGALVGGPSLDGSYTDDIENYMCNEVADDYNAGYTALLCKMAGEYKCRPLSDFPPEEKPDGPEFYVTASLNQQSDSFTEVKILSVNHSAWPARVITDLSLNYYFDLSEVLGSGLSVNDVTVRIGYDEWSQAEVSEPIQYKDNIYYVKITYPDGSVLAPIGKEQESAELQMRISVPDQNKVWDASNDYSAEGLKTGNQDIEITDHITMYDGDKLIWGTEPDGTKADGVVDFVPVTAKDSSENSSSSDDNNEYDDDAGHTVVIENDWDGNDENITSDSENTDDKSEKYTPDENDTPESADSDEINARIFGAAVIGAILLGLITAVIISNSRKKRNSK, encoded by the coding sequence ATGTCTGGTTTAAAAAGAATACTATCAGGAATAACTGCCTTTTCCCTGCTCTTTTCAGTAACAGGAAACGGATTGTTTGCTTACGATACAGCCTGTGCAGCTGAAGCAAAGTACAACTATGCTGAAGCACTTCAGAAATCACTGTACTTCTACGAGGCACAGCAGGCCGGTCCTCTTCCGGAATGGAACAGGGTCTCATGGAGAGGCGACTCTACCATGTCAGACGATGTTACCGGCGGATGGTATGATGCAGGAGATCATGTAAAATTCAATCTTCCTATGGCTTATTCTGCTTCAATGCTTGCCTGGGGACTTTATCAGTACGGTGACGGCATAAAGAGTGCCGGTCAGTATGATATTTACAGAAACAATCTTGAATTCGTCCTTGATTATCTTGTGGACTGTGACAGAGGGTCTGAAGTTGTTTATCAGATAGGTGACGGTGAACAGGACCATAAATGGTGGGGTCCTGTGGAACTCGTTGAACTCGAAATGGGTAAACGTCCTTCCTATACATGTAATGCCTCGTGTGTCACTGGTGAAATGGCTGCTGCTCTAGCTGCGGGCGCTGCTGCTCTTAAGGATTCTGACAAATGCGGAGAATACAAAAAATACGCAGAACACTATTTTGACATTGCGTGGAAAACAAAGAGTGATGACTCCTATACCAAAGCAAAAGGTTTCTACGATTCCTGGAGCGGATTCTGGGATGAGCTTTTCTGGGCTTCAAACTGGCTTTATATAGCTACAGGAAAAAAGGAATATCTGAAAAAAGCCAAGGAATGCATTCCGAATCTCGGACGTGAAGACCAGGGCGATGAACTGAAATATACATGGGGAATGTGCTGGGATGATGTTATGCAGGGTGCTATGCTTCTGTACGCAGTAAATACCGGTGATAAGGAATATAAAGAACATGTGGCAAAGCATCTGGACTACTGGTCAAATCCTGAAGGAGTAAACGGTAAATCAGTTCAGAGAGCACCAGGCGGCCTGGCATGGCTTGATTCATGGGGCTCACTCAGATATGCCACAACTGCTGGCTTCCTTGCTGCAGTGGCTTCTGATACGATTTTCAGCGGCGACAAGGCTAAAGTAAAGCAGTATAAAGAATTCTATGAAACTCAGATAAATTACTGCCTTGGTGACAATCCTGATAAAAGAAGCTACGTGGTAGGATTCGGAGATGATTCGCCGGAACATCCTCACCACAGGACATCACACGGAGCCTGGGATGATATGAAAAATGACGGTGTAAAGGATCATCGCCATGTTCTCTACGGTGCTCTTGTGGGCGGTCCTTCCTTAGACGGCTCCTATACTGATGACATAGAAAACTATATGTGCAATGAAGTCGCTGATGATTACAATGCCGGTTACACTGCCCTTCTCTGTAAAATGGCCGGCGAATACAAATGCAGGCCGCTTTCTGATTTCCCTCCGGAAGAGAAACCTGACGGACCTGAATTCTATGTAACAGCCTCACTAAATCAGCAGTCCGATTCATTTACAGAAGTAAAAATACTTTCCGTAAACCATTCCGCATGGCCGGCAAGAGTAATAACTGATCTTTCACTTAACTATTATTTTGACCTCTCCGAAGTTTTAGGATCCGGTCTTTCAGTAAATGATGTTACTGTACGCATTGGTTATGATGAATGGTCACAGGCTGAGGTCTCTGAACCGATACAGTACAAGGACAATATTTACTATGTTAAAATCACATACCCTGACGGATCTGTTCTTGCTCCAATCGGAAAAGAACAGGAAAGCGCTGAGCTTCAGATGAGAATATCAGTCCCTGATCAGAACAAGGTATGGGACGCATCAAATGACTATTCCGCTGAGGGGCTTAAGACAGGAAACCAGGATATTGAAATTACTGATCATATAACAATGTATGACGGAGACAAACTCATCTGGGGGACTGAACCCGACGGAACCAAAGCAGATGGTGTTGTGGATTTTGTTCCCGTAACAGCTAAGGATTCATCAGAAAACAGCAGTTCTTCTGATGATAATAATGAATATGATGACGATGCCGGACATACTGTTGTGATAGAAAACGACTGGGACGGCAATGACGAAAATATCACATCTGACAGTGAAAACACAGATGATAAATCAGAAAAGTACACTCCTGATGAAAATGACACGCCTGAAAGTGCAGACAGTGATGAAATAAACGCACGTATTTTCGGAGCTGCAGTTATCGGTGCCATCCTTTTAGGTCTTATTACAGCAGTGATCATTTCAAACAGCCGAAAAAAGAGGAACAGTAAATGA
- a CDS encoding metallophosphoesterase, translating into MTYVMSDLHGEYRRFLQMLDLIGLTDEDILYILGDVVDRGEEPVNLLMDLMKRKNVITLMGNHDYLACELLKQLVKEITPDTTSLAPELMNQVLEWMDDGGINTMLQFRALEPEQREAVLNFISGFPFIEIVEIGEKCYIMSHAGLGNFEKNKKLKEYTVYELIAARPDADKRLFEDDSVFVVCGHTPTCNLCGENRIYINQGNIFIDCGAVFGGKLGCLCLDTMEEFYV; encoded by the coding sequence ATGACTTACGTCATGAGTGACCTGCACGGTGAGTACCGGAGATTTCTGCAGATGCTTGATCTTATCGGACTGACAGACGAAGATATTCTTTATATTCTCGGTGATGTTGTTGACAGGGGAGAGGAACCTGTTAATCTTCTGATGGATCTTATGAAAAGAAAGAATGTCATTACACTGATGGGAAATCATGATTATCTTGCCTGTGAACTATTAAAGCAGCTTGTAAAGGAGATAACGCCGGATACAACATCACTTGCTCCTGAACTTATGAATCAGGTCCTTGAATGGATGGATGACGGCGGCATAAACACTATGCTTCAGTTCCGTGCACTTGAACCGGAGCAGCGTGAAGCAGTCCTGAATTTTATATCAGGGTTTCCTTTTATTGAAATAGTTGAGATCGGAGAAAAGTGCTATATTATGAGCCATGCCGGTCTGGGCAACTTTGAGAAGAACAAGAAACTGAAGGAATATACTGTATACGAACTCATCGCAGCCAGACCGGATGCAGACAAACGCCTTTTTGAAGATGATTCGGTTTTTGTAGTCTGCGGTCATACGCCGACATGTAATCTTTGCGGCGAGAACAGAATATATATAAATCAGGGAAATATATTTATCGACTGCGGAGCAGTTTTCGGAGGAAAGCTTGGCTGTCTCTGTCTTGACACTATGGAGGAGTTTTACGTTTAA
- a CDS encoding carbohydrate ABC transporter permease — protein MKSKKLNKVPVGTYVVLLLWTVLCVFPLYWMFTFSLKENSEIFGENVLGLPRNWMWSNYADAMRSGTLSSGLMRDSSILLGFKNSIIISVFTIALTIVCALMACYALTRMEWRGRETVNNIFMLGLTLPIHAALLPVFLMLKSLKMLNSYQALIVPYAAFSLAMAIMIFGSFMVNIPKELEESACLDGCGTFGIFFRIILPLMKPAISTVIIFTFLQAWNELMFANIFNSERRFSTLPVAINTFFGSYTTKWGPIGAALVIATFPTLFVYAFISRKIQESLIAGAIKG, from the coding sequence ATGAAAAGTAAAAAATTAAATAAAGTGCCGGTTGGTACATATGTAGTTCTTCTTCTCTGGACTGTGCTCTGCGTATTTCCGCTTTACTGGATGTTCACTTTTTCCCTGAAGGAAAACTCTGAAATATTCGGCGAAAATGTTCTCGGACTTCCGAGAAACTGGATGTGGTCCAACTATGCGGACGCTATGCGTTCAGGTACACTTAGTTCAGGACTTATGCGTGACAGTTCTATACTTTTAGGTTTTAAAAACAGTATTATCATTTCTGTGTTTACTATTGCTCTTACAATTGTATGTGCACTCATGGCATGTTATGCTCTTACAAGAATGGAATGGCGCGGACGTGAAACAGTAAACAACATTTTTATGCTTGGTCTTACTCTTCCGATCCATGCTGCACTTCTTCCTGTATTCCTCATGCTCAAGTCACTTAAAATGCTTAACTCCTATCAGGCACTTATTGTTCCGTATGCAGCTTTCTCGCTTGCTATGGCAATAATGATATTCGGTAGTTTTATGGTAAACATTCCGAAGGAACTTGAAGAGTCAGCTTGTCTGGACGGATGCGGTACATTCGGAATATTCTTCAGAATAATCCTTCCGCTTATGAAGCCGGCAATTTCTACAGTTATCATCTTTACTTTCCTTCAGGCGTGGAACGAACTTATGTTTGCTAATATTTTCAACAGTGAAAGACGTTTCAGTACACTTCCTGTTGCAATAAATACTTTCTTCGGATCATATACTACAAAGTGGGGACCGATCGGTGCAGCTCTTGTTATCGCTACATTCCCGACACTGTTTGTGTATGCTTTCATAAGCAGAAAGATCCAGGAAAGCCTTATTGCCGGAGCAATAAAGGGATAA
- a CDS encoding IS1634 family transposase yields the protein MKLNYDKKSKDPTYFIQMGIRNGKKTTTKNVARIGKHSELLKITDDPLSYAKEQVRIYNEEHKKNKTLALDLKIDFNEKIKATDAVTSLSTDKNIGYFFLQYIYGKLEISSFFKNITEDRKIEFNPNLVNRFITFSRIIDPDSKLGSFQKMSNYYEQPDFDYMHIMRTMDLMKDHYDEYISYLYEKSCSIIKRNTSVCYYDCTNYYFETECEDEDYVDEVTGEFIKGLRKYGPSKEHRPNPICEMGLFMDAEGIPLSMCISSGSDNEQTTAIPLEKKLTKMLQGKKFIYCADAGLGSLNIRNFNSMGGRAFIVTQSVKKLSSMLQEAVFNDCDYKLLSSNKHISLNYMKTFDRKNPDNLSLYNDHAYKIIDADKAFDVGLYEEKICKNGKVKKVKSKATLKQKIIISFSRKMMEYQRYIRNRQIERAKKLLENIDPETYKKGPHDVTRFIKRISKSKAEENGSDTYILDKEAIEKEEKYDGFYAVATNLDDDAKSILEISMNRYKIEDCFRIMKTNFDARPVYHSTLNRIIAHFMICYTALLIYRILEKLLEEKGYHFSVYNIIETIRNMNVSNIQDMCYMSNYTCSQVCTALNEITGLELDKQYYLPKTLNGKIKLISK from the coding sequence ATGAAGCTTAATTACGATAAAAAATCCAAAGATCCCACCTATTTTATCCAGATGGGAATCAGAAACGGTAAAAAGACAACAACCAAAAATGTAGCTCGTATCGGTAAGCATTCAGAACTTCTTAAGATTACAGACGATCCTCTTTCATATGCGAAAGAACAGGTCAGAATATATAACGAGGAGCATAAGAAAAATAAAACACTTGCACTTGATCTGAAAATCGACTTTAATGAGAAGATCAAAGCTACCGATGCTGTTACTTCATTATCCACAGACAAAAATATAGGCTATTTCTTTCTTCAGTATATCTACGGAAAACTTGAAATAAGTTCATTTTTCAAAAACATCACTGAAGACAGAAAAATTGAATTCAACCCTAATCTTGTAAACAGATTTATTACGTTTTCAAGAATTATTGATCCGGATTCAAAACTCGGTTCGTTCCAGAAAATGAGTAACTATTACGAACAGCCTGATTTTGATTACATGCATATAATGCGTACCATGGATCTGATGAAAGACCATTACGACGAATATATCAGCTACCTGTATGAAAAAAGCTGCAGTATTATCAAAAGGAATACATCGGTGTGCTATTACGACTGTACAAATTATTACTTTGAAACCGAATGTGAAGACGAAGACTATGTTGATGAAGTAACAGGAGAATTCATCAAAGGGCTTCGTAAATATGGTCCTTCAAAAGAACATCGTCCAAATCCTATCTGCGAAATGGGACTGTTCATGGATGCAGAAGGTATCCCTTTATCCATGTGTATTTCATCAGGTTCTGATAATGAGCAGACTACTGCTATTCCGCTGGAAAAGAAACTTACTAAAATGCTCCAGGGGAAAAAGTTCATATACTGTGCCGATGCAGGTCTTGGATCTTTGAATATCCGTAATTTCAATTCTATGGGTGGTCGTGCGTTTATCGTTACACAGTCCGTAAAGAAACTTTCCTCAATGTTACAGGAGGCGGTTTTTAACGATTGTGATTACAAGCTGCTTTCCAGCAATAAGCATATTTCACTAAACTATATGAAGACATTCGACAGAAAAAATCCTGATAATCTGAGTCTTTACAACGATCATGCCTACAAAATAATTGACGCGGATAAAGCGTTCGATGTAGGACTTTACGAAGAAAAAATCTGCAAAAACGGAAAGGTAAAAAAAGTTAAATCCAAAGCAACGCTTAAACAGAAAATCATTATCTCATTTTCAAGAAAAATGATGGAATATCAGCGTTACATACGCAACAGGCAAATTGAAAGAGCGAAAAAGCTGCTTGAAAATATCGATCCTGAAACTTACAAAAAGGGGCCGCATGATGTTACCAGATTCATCAAAAGAATCTCTAAGTCCAAAGCTGAAGAGAACGGTTCCGACACCTACATTCTTGACAAAGAAGCAATTGAAAAAGAAGAAAAATACGATGGCTTTTATGCCGTAGCAACCAATCTTGATGATGACGCAAAATCTATTCTTGAAATCAGCATGAACCGCTACAAAATAGAGGACTGTTTTCGAATCATGAAAACCAATTTTGACGCAAGACCTGTTTACCATAGTACCCTGAACAGAATTATTGCTCATTTTATGATATGCTATACTGCGCTTTTGATTTATCGTATTCTTGAAAAACTGCTTGAAGAAAAAGGATATCATTTTTCAGTATACAATATCATTGAAACAATCCGGAATATGAACGTTTCAAATATCCAGGATATGTGCTACATGTCCAATTATACTTGCTCTCAGGTGTGTACTGCTTTGAACGAAATTACGGGACTTGAGTTAGACAAACAATACTATCTGCCAAAGACTTTGAATGGAAAAATAAAATTAATTTCCAAATAA